In the genome of Raphanus sativus cultivar WK10039 chromosome 4, ASM80110v3, whole genome shotgun sequence, one region contains:
- the LOC108852891 gene encoding uncharacterized protein LOC108852891, with protein sequence MVSSSNSSSSSSLPVSYGVDYERYDLSSSVSSLSRPFSSEGSSNKSCVLENNLSSVFSLDHDDSLPTISRDRSCSSLHHVFEWIMQRCCGCFC encoded by the exons ATGGTCTCATCATccaattcttcttcttcgtcttctcttcCTGTGAGCTACGGAGTTGACTACGAAAGATACGACTTGTCctcttctgtttcttctctATCTCGACCGTTTTCTTCGGAAGGATCAAGCAACAAGAGTTGTGTTCTTGAAAACAAtctttcctctgttttctcGTTGGACCATGACGACAGTCTCCCCACCATATCTAGAGATAGATCATGTTCTTCTCTCCATCACGT CTTCGAGTGGATTATGCAGAGGTGTTGTGGCTGTTTCTGTTAG
- the LOC108855467 gene encoding kinesin-like protein KIN-5A — translation MDANNAKRGGGGGSVKSPCQTPRSTDKSNRDLRSADLNSNSFNKSEKEKGVNIQVIVRCRPFNSEETRLQTPAVLTCNDRKKEVAVAQNIAGKQIDKTFLFDKVFGPTSQQKDLYHQAVSPIVFEVLDGYNCTIFAYGQTGTGKTYTMEGGARKKNGEIPSDAGVIPRAVKQIFDILEAQSAAEYSLKVSFLELYNEELTDLLAPEETKFADDKSKKPLALMEDGKGGVFVRGLEEEIVSTADEIYKVLEKGSAKRRTAETLLNKQSSRSHSIFSVTIHIKECTPEGEEIVKSGKLNLVDLAGSENISRSGAREGRAREAGEINKSLLTLGRVINALVEHSGHIPYRESKLTRLLRDSLGGKTKTCVIATVSPSVHCLEETLSTLDYAHRAKHIKNKPEVNQKMMKSAIMKDLYGEIERLKQEVYAAREKNGIYIPKERYTQEEAEKKAMAEKIEQMEVEGEAKDKQIIELQELYNAEQLVTAGLREKLDKTEKKLRETEQALLDLEEKHRQAVATIKEKEYLISNLLKSEKTLVDRAVELQAELENAASDVSNLFAKIERKDKIEDSNRSLIQEFQSQLLTQLEVLNSSVAGSVTQQEKQLQDMEKVMASFVSAKTEATETLRGSLAQLKERYNSGIKSLDDIAGNLDKDSQTTLNDLNSEVTKHSCALEDMFKGFTSEAQSLLEGLQSSLHNQEEKLSAFTQQQRDLHSRSMESAKSVSEVMLDFFKTLDTHAAKLTKLADDAQNVNEQKLSAFTKKFEESIANEEKQMLEKVAELLASSHARKKELVQIAVQDIREGSSSQTGALQQEMSAMQESASSVKVQWNAHMVQVESHHLDNISAVEIAKEDMHKTLLKCLEDSRTGSQQWKTAQESLVDLEKKNVANTDSLIRGAIENNEKLRTQLSSAVSNTLSDADSANRDILSSIDNSLQLDKDASADINSTIAPTYGSLKELRTHHDNNVVQIKDNTGKCLGHEYKVDEATSSTPRKRQYNIPTVDSIEELKTPSFEELLKAFHDSSKSPKQMQQHSNGEAKHVSNGGRPPLTAIN, via the exons ATGGATGCAAACAATGCgaaaagaggaggaggaggaggttcgGTGAAATCTCCATGTCAGACTCCACGGTCCACTGATAAGTCGAATCGAGATCTCAGATCAGCTGACCTAAACTCGAATTCGTTTAACAAGAGTGAGAAAGAAAAGGGTGTGAATATACAGGTCATTGTTCGTTGCAG ACCATTTAACTCGGAGGAGACGAGGTTACAAACGCCTGCCGTGCTTACCTGCAATGACCGGAAAAAGGAAGTGGCGGTAGCTCAGAATATCGCTGGGAAGCAGATTGATAAAACGTTTCTGTTTGACAAG GTTTTCGGCCCAACGTCCCAACAAAAGGACTTGTATCATCAAGCTGTTTCTCCCATTGTTTTTGAGGTGCTTGATGGGTATAACTGCACCATCTTTGCATACGGGCAGACAGGGACTGGGAAGACATACACAATGGAAGGAGGAGCAAGAAAAAAG AACGGTGAAATCCCGAGTGATGCAGGTGTTATCCCTAGAGCGGTTAAACAGATATTTGATATTCTGGAAGCACAGAGCGCTGCTGAATACAGTTTGAAAGTTTCGTTTCTTGAGCTCTACAATGAAGAACTTACGGACCTTTTAGCTCCGGAGGAAACGAAATTCGCGGATGATAAATCAAAGAAGCCGCTGGCCCTCATGGAAGATGGAAAAGGTGGCGTTTTTGTGCGAGGGTTGGAAGAAGAAATAGTTTCTACTGCTGATGAGATTTACAAAGTCTTGGAGAAAGGGTCAGCCAAGAGACGCACCGCGGAGACTCTTCTCAACAAACAGAGTAGTAGATCTCATTCAATATTTTCGGTTACAATCCACATTAAGGAATGTACTCCAGAGGGGGAAGAGATTGTCAAAAGTGGAAAGCTAAATCTAGTTGATCTTGCTGGTTCAGAGAATATTTCACGATCTGGTGCTCGAGAG GGCAGAGCCAGGGAAGCTGGAGAGATCAACAAAAGTTTGCTCACACTCGGACGTGTCATAAATGCGTTGGTTGAACACTCTGGTCATATTCCATATAG AGAAAGCAAGTTGACAAGATTATTGAGAGACTCTTTGGgaggaaaaacaaaaacatgtgTGATTGCTACAGTGTCACCCTCTGTTCACTGCCTGGAAGAAACACTCAGCACCCTTGATTATGCACACCGCGCGAAACACATCAAAAATAAACCTGAG GTTAACCAGAAGATGATGAAATCAGCTATTATGAAAGATTTGTATGGAGAGATTGAACGTTTGAAGCAAG AGGTCTATGCCGCAAGGGAGAAAAATGGAATCTATATTCCAAAGGAGAGGTACACTCAAGAAGAAGCCGAGAAAAAG GCTATGGCTGAAAAGATAGAGCAAATGGAAGTAGAGGGTGAAGCTAAAGACAAA CAAATAATTGAGCTTCAAGAGCTGTACAATGCGGAACAGCTTGTAACTGCTGGTCTGAGGGAGAAGCTTGATAAGACTGAG AAAAAGCTCCGGGAAACGGAACAAGCATTGTTAGATCTCGAAGAAAAACATAGACAGGCAGTTGCAAcaatcaaggaaaaagagtacttGATATCCAATCTCCTTAAATCAG AGAAAACACTTGTCGATCGTGCCGTCGAGCTTCAGGCAGAGTTGGAAAATGCAGCATCTGATGTTTCTAACTTGTTCGCCAAAATTG AGAGAAAGGACAAGATTGAAGACAGCAATAGATCGCTCATCCAGGAGTTTCAGTCACAACTGCTAACGCAACTTGAAGTCTTAAACAGCAGTGTGGCTGGTTCAGTGACTCAGCAGGAAAAACAATTGCAAGACATGGAGAAAGTTATGGCATCTTTCGTATCTGCAAAGACAGAG GCAACTGAAACTTTACGGGGAAGTTTAGCACAGTTAAAGGAAAGGTACAACTCAGGCATCAAGTCTTTAGATGATATAGCAGGGAATCTTGATAAAGACAGCCAAACGACTTTGAATGACTTGAACTCGGAAGTGACAAAACATTCTTGTGCACTGGAAGAT ATGTTCAAAGGGTTTACATCAGAGGCTCAGTCCCTACTCGAAGGGCTCCAAAGTAGCCTTCACAATCAAGAGGAGAAGCTCTCTGCATTCACACAGCAACAGCGCGATTTGCATTCCCGATCAATGGAGTCTGCTAAGTCAGTCTCCGAGGTGATGTTAGACTTCTTCAAGACTCTAGACACGCATGCCGCTAAGCTAACAAAGCTAGCAGACGACGCTCAAAATGTCAACGAGCAGAAACTATCAGCATTCACAAAGAAATTCGAG GAATCAATTGCAAATGAGGAGAAACAAATGCTTGAGAAAGTCGCAGAGTTACTAGCAAGCTCACACGCAAGGAAGAAAGAGTTGGTTCAGATAGCTGTGCAAGATATCCGCGAAGGGTCATCTTCACAAACCGGTGCGCTGCAGCAAGAAATGTCTGCGATGCAAGAATCAGCTTCCTCCGTCAAAGTCCAATGGAACGCTCACATGGTCCAAGTAGAGTCTCATCATCTCGATAACATCTCTGCAGTTGAGATTGCAAAGGAAGATATGCACAAAACGCTTCTAAAATG CCTGGAAGATTCAAGAACTGGATCTCAACAGTGGAAGACTGCTCAAGAATCATTAGTCGATCTAGAAAAGAAGAATGTTGCAAACACAGATTCTCTCATCCG AGGAGCAATAGAAAACAATGAGAAGCTACGAACTCAGTTATCTTCTGCCGTCTCGAACACTCTAAGCGACGCGGATTCTGCAAACAGAGATATCCTCTCATCCATTGACA ACTCGTTACAGCTTGATAAAGATGCTTCGGCTGATATTAACTCCACCATAGCTCCTACTTATGGAAGCTTGAAAGAATTAAGAACTCACCATGACAACAATGTTGTCCAAATCAAAGACAACACAGGGAAATGTCTTGGTCACGAATACAAG GTGGATGAAGCAACAAGCTCAACGCCGAGGAAGAGACAGTACAACATTCCAACGGTTGACTCGATTGAGGAACTTAAAACGCCGTCGTTTGAGGAATTGTTGAAGGCTTTTCATGATTCTTCCAAGTCGCCCAAACAAATGCAGCAGCACTCTAACGGAGAAGCGAAACACGTTAGTAACGGTGGTCGACCTCCGTTAACGGCCATCAACTGA
- the LOC108853697 gene encoding agamous-like MADS-box protein AGL62, which translates to MARTRKGRQKIQILRKMEKDSNLQVTFSKRRQGLFKKASDLCTLCGVKIGILVFSPGRKVFSFGNPDVRYVFNRFKNHNPFQLTEFGPNANIRDLNSILTQELIKFEKEKARREILDKIRIQREETDKWWERPPNELDLSQNTCLISALENLRMDLGTQRSQQAMVPQNYNGGSNNNIDVNAFNYNPNMTIPNQGPTFGNNNMKPEVFDPIYNMNWPEYKHGPY; encoded by the exons ATGGCGAGAACTAGAAAAGGTCGTCAAAAGATACAAATCTTACGAAAAATGGAGAAAGATAGCAACCTTCAAGTTACGTTTTCAAAAAGAAGACAAGGTCTTTTTAAAAAAGCTAGCGATCTTTGCACCTTATGTGGTGTAAAAATTGGAATACTTGTGTTTTCACCTGGTCGAAAAGTATTTTCTTTTGGAAATCCAGATGTTAGATATGTATTTAACCGTTTCAAAAACCACAATCCTTTTCAGCTTACTGAATTTGGTCCAAACGCAAATATCCGAGATCTTAACAGTATACTCACTCAg GAGCTGATAAAATTTGAAAAGGAGAAAGCAAGGAGGGAAATTTTGGATAAGATTAGAATTCAGAGAGAAGAAACAGATAAATGGTGGGAGAGGCCTCCGAATGAACTTGACTTGAGTCAAAACACTTGCCTAATAAGTGCTTTGGAAAATCTGCGGATGGATTTGGGAACTCAACGCTCCCAACAAGCAATGGTTCCTCAGAATTACAATGGTGGAAGTAATAACAACATTGATGTGAATGCGTTCAATTACAATCCCAACATGACGATTCCTAATCAAGGACCAACGTTTGGAAATAACAACATGAAGCCTGAGGTGTTTGATCCGATATACAATATGAATTGGCCTGAATATAAGCACGGTCCCTACTAG
- the LOC108853017 gene encoding WUSCHEL-related homeobox 3 — MSPVAATRWCPTPEQLMILEEMYRSGIRTPNAVQIQQITAHLAFYGRIEGKNVFYWFQNHKARDRQKLRKKLAKQLHQQQHHLQLQLQQIQPKSMSMMPQPLSNIIDHHNHYQHHHNHHRSYDHMSFGCCSQGIGVEAQSKVLSEHYCNKSGHEDMLMQRPITGQNTSYGRDWMMMMDMGPRPSYPSSSVPVPYCNMMMMNSPKIPLKTLELFPISSINSKQDSSKL; from the exons ATGAGTCCAGTGGCTGCAACGAGGTGGTGCCCAACGCCGGAGCAACTGATGATCTTGGAAGAGATGTACCGGAGCGGCATACGGACTCCTAATGCGGTGCAGATACAGCAAATCACAGCCCACTTAGCTTTTTATGGACGTATCGAAGGCAAAAACGTCTTTTACTGGTTTCAGAACCATAAGGCGAGAGATAGACAAAAGCTGAGGAAGAAACTTGCTAAGCAACTtcaccaacaacaacatcatCTCCAACTCCAGCTCCAACAAATCCAGCCTAAATCAATGTCGATGATGCCTCAACCACTTAGTAACATCATTGATCACCATAATCATTACCAAcatcatcataatcatcatCGTTCTTATGATCACATGTCTTTCGGTTGCTGCTCTCAG GGCATTGGAGTAGAAGCTCAAAGCAAAGTGCTAAGTGAACATTACTGCAACAAAAGTGGACATGAGGATATGTTGATGCAAAGACCAATCACGGGTCAAAACACTTCGTACGGTCGAgattggatgatgatgatggacaTGGGCCCACGACCATCATATCCCTCATCATCAGTACCCGTTCCATATTGcaacatgatgatgatgaacagTCCAAAGATACCACTAAAAACCCTTGAACTCTTCCCAATCTCATCCATCAACTCCAAACAAGACAGTTCCAAACTTTAA
- the LOC108851563 gene encoding uncharacterized protein LOC108851563 codes for MEFPASKSSTVKKVEFPPRRGRVKREIFGVLASSIVSAAVRAGGVFGKNVGGGGVSSSSTATPPSGYTSDQNSETT; via the coding sequence ATGGAATTTCCGGCAAGCAAATCATCCACCGTGAAGAAGGTAGAGTTTCCGCCTCGCCGCGGTAGGGTGAAGAGAGAGATCTTTGGCGTTTTGGCCAGTTCCATCGTTTCCGCTGCCGTGAGGGCCGGTGGAGTGTTCGGCAAGAACGTCGGAGGTGGTGGTGTCTCTTCTTCCTCCACCGCCACTCCTCCGAGCGGATACACCTCCGACCAGAACAGCGAAACAACTTAA
- the LOC108851614 gene encoding psbP domain-containing protein 2, chloroplastic, which produces MWSSSSFLASPPKLSLLSSSSSSSPAHPKIQTLLCFSQNPSSTARINVTKRHLNISILTLLFNGGFLLDKAKSISESGDLLQRYTDPKDGFTLLVPSSWIKVEKAGANVLFEETDKRSNNIGVVVSPVRIKSLQDFGSPQFVAEKLINAEKRKESTKEAEVVSVRERSGLGQVYEFEYVIDSTRGGIKRVFSAAFVSSKKLYLLNVVHSDNPENPLDSSTRLLLEQVLHSFDALPLT; this is translated from the exons ATGTGGTCGTCATCAAGCTTCTTAGCTTCTCCTCCGAAACTTTCTctgttatcttcttcttcttcttcctcccctGCACATCCAAAGATCCAAACTCTCCTCTGCTTTTCTCAAAATCCTTCGTCCACTGCTAGGATCAATGTCACCAAGAGACACTTAAACATCTCGATTCTAACGCTCTTGTTCAATGGTGGGTTCTTGCTGGATAAAGCAAAGTCTATCTCAGAATCAGGAGATCTTCTTCAAAGATACACTGATCCAAAGGATGGCTTCACTCTTCTCGTACCCTCTTCTTGGATTAAG GTAGAGAAAGCAGGAGCCAATGTTTTGTTTGAAGAAACTGACAAACGAAGCAACAATATAGGAGTTGTGGTGAGTCCTGTCCGTATAAAGAGTCTTCAAGACTTTGGTTCTCCGCAGTTTGTGGCTGAGAAACTCATCAACGCAGAAAAGCGAAag GAAAGCACAAAGGAAGCAGAAGTTGTGTCAGTAAGAGAAAGATCAGGACTAGGACAAGTGTATGAGTTTGAATACGTAATTGATAGCACGAGAGGAGGTATCAAAAGGGTTTTCTCGGCTGCTTTTGTGAGCTCTAAGAAGCTTTATCTATTGAACGTTGTTCATTCAGACAATCCAGAGAATCCATTGGATTCTAGTACGAGGTTGTTGTTGGAACAAGTTCTTCACTCCTTTGATGCTTTACCTCTCACATAA